The genomic stretch tagctctcagtaatgacacattacaaatctttgaacaaaaatggcatcggattaaattctcataatgttttgtccacttttatacatttcactctaatgttagtttatctttctaaaatagttttgtttaatcttttttcaatctgacaagatcattgtgaatataaaacaaaacatacaagtccagtatgctttcttccgactttatacaactcatcatttttcataactattcctctgttgttctgttctattaaaaaaatatatattagcatatcttgtataacatgtctgaactttattgctttgtacaatcactatgttgtatgatcatatgcatgtttacattgtatgtatgatattgaataaaaaaaaagaaagtatttgaagtttgaaagcaatagccttgatacttaagaagtaaagtggatcgaaacacaaaatttagccatatattcaaagttactaagtcaaaaaagggccataattccgtaaaaatgacatccagagttatgaaacttgtccttttactgtacccttatgaaaGTTTGCgggtgttccaagtatgaaagcaatatctatgatactttaggggtaaagtggaccaaaacacaaaacttaaccaaatgttcaattttctaagtataaagggcccataattccgtccaaatgccagtcagagttacataactttgcatgcacagtccccttacgatagttaataagtgttgcaagtatgaaagcaatagctttgatactgtaggaataaagcgGACctcaacacaaaacataaccaaattttcaattttctaagtataaaaagggcacataattctgtcaaaatgccagtcagagtttcattactttgcctgcacagtccccttatgatagttagtaagtgttgcaagtatgaaagcaatagcttgatATAGAAatgaaatggacctaaacacaaaacttaaccaaaattttctattttctaagtataaaaaggacatataattctgtcaaaatgcacgccagagttatctaactttgcctgcccagtcccctcatgatagttagtaagtgtaccaagtttgaatgcaatagcattgatactttctgaaaaaagtggacattaacgcaaaacttaaccaaaattttcaattttctaagtataaaaagggcacataattcagttaaaatgcaagccagagttatctaactttgcctgcccagtcccctcatgatagtaagtaagtttaccaagtttgaatgcaatagcattgatactttctgagaaaagtggacctaaacgcaaaacttaaccggacgccgacgccgacgcagacgccgacgccgacgccaaggtgatgacaatagctcataattttttttcaaaaaatagatgagctaaaaatcttcTATTAGCCTCCcggaccttgaccccagtgacctcaaacctcatcaaaaggtagaggccaatacaaggtacctacatgccaaatatgaaagagatcgctaaagtattgaaggtggtatgagaaactgtaacaaaagtgtgacaggaaaatctattattagcctccgtgaccttaactttgaccctagtgacctcaaacctcatgaaaaggtagaagtccatgcaaggtacctacattccaaatatgaaagagataagtaaagtattgaaggtgctatgagaaactgtaacaaaagtgtgacggaaaaatctattataagcctctgtgaccttgaccttgaccccagtgacctcaaacctcatcaaaaggtagaggtgcatgcaaggtacctacatgccaaatatgaaagtgatttgtaaagtattgaaggtgctatgagaaactgtaacaaaagtgtgacggaaaaatctattataagcctctgtgaccttgaccccagtgacttcaaacctcatcaaaggAAGAGGTACATGCAAggaacctacatgccaaatataaaagtgatcggtaaagtattgaaggtgctatgagaaacagtaaaaaaagtgtgacggaagtaagtaaGGAAGTATGGAAGTAAGCAAGGACAAAGCGGCagctatatgctccccgaaaattttcggggagcataaaaatatctCTCATATTTGCATCAAAGAAATAGACGGTAAGTCAGGTACCTCAGCAACTGTTTCTTTTGACCTCTTCACACTAGCATCTTCACCAGGACTGAAAAGCAGAGAAACAAAATGTATGTCATCTTGaaatgtacacgtatattgaatAAACATCAACAGACTCTATTTGCTTTGCAATATACCAGTTAATCTGAACATTTGTAATTTTGATTTGTTCCTGCAAAGGTATATGTTGGTCAAATGTAAAGCTAAGATCTAGAGAGTAGTCCTATAATTTTAAGCAGACCTTATCATAACCATAGCCATATTTACTATCATTTGACATTAAAATCCACTCTTGTAACATTATATTTGAGTCCTTTGATTATCCATTACAAGTGATTTTGTCCTTCTTTGTAAGGAACCTGATAACAGAACGTTCCAAATAgggaaaaactacaaatttcccaattgctgtccaaaactTCTCATTTAAAGTTGTccaatttttttatagaaataaattgCATCATTAAGTTAGTTTCCTTATGCAGCGTTTGAACCCAAGATAATATAATATCTTTAACTAAAAAACACTAAGTTATCCTTTTTCAAGTATTTCAGagcaaaaaatgaaatacatcaaCTCCCCAATGTGAAAACTTCTGTCAGGGGTTGTCGAGCATATTTTCaaaattgggctggtaccggtacttttcgaAATTTGGCAACAAAATTGCTGACTACCCACCTCTAATCTCTCATCCTCTTAGCAGACTTCTGGATGGATGTTATGGATGCCTCTCCGGAGGTTGACTGTTTTGGCTCGATGAAGCCAGAATCTGACTGGCCCAGAGAGCGGTCACTCACAGACTTAACACTTAGGGTCTCTATGGAAACAAGCAAGGCACAGCTAGTGTTACAGTGACATCCATAACATTacactttaataattatttaactcCCTATCAGGTGTGAAAACAGCCATTAATAATCTAGTAAAATTTAAGTTAAGCTTTGCTTCCTGAGTGCATTCCcaatttgcctgtgcagtcttccttcaaatgaaaaataccataaaagcggacagagTCATCCCTGCAACTATAAGACTCAGATATAACACTCCACTGACAAAGATTCCAAAAAAACATTGATCACACGTATTTCACATATGTAAAATGTACTCAATGAGATGTATCACTGACCTTGGGTGGGAATGACTATGCGGACCGGCCTGACCCCTGTAACCATCGAGCCTTGCCTCTACAATggacacatgtttttttaaatgtcattttaacacaaaattaagacaacacataccaaaataattttctttttatataacCTTTGTTGACCAATTGTAGTGTTTGAAACCTGTTTGATTTAGTTGGGCAAGTAATATGCTTTtagacacataagtattatatttgacactcaaaaaagggattttttcaagatacaaagggctataactccgttattaacagatggtgtacaatgccatttggtgtgcatgatcctcttatccatatacatactcataccaagtttcaatgataaccaccaaagcacttccaagatatagctttGGACGGAGGGAAAGACAGATGGACTGACAACGCAacaacaatatccctctgcctatggcaggAGATCAGATAACAACATAATCTCAACAAATTATCCTAAAACCTACACAACTGAAAGCAGTCAATGACAATTTAATCTGTTTCCTCTTTTCCTCCACGTCATTCCTTGTCCATGAATATTGTAGGGACTTCCCCGCCAAGTAGTTCTCCACAAACTGAaggaaatttatttttaaaaatttagcATTACTCTAGTTTTCTTTATGACATGTGGATGTACAATCCATAGCtacaaacaaaaattacaaatttcaATATACACGGTCCATTTTAATGGTCCGTCGAAAATCAAAACTTAAGCATTTGTAAAAACTATCTTCCCAGTGTATAACACTGACTGACTTCATATTATCATGTTTATTgcatacttatatttatataagtgaGGTTTTTAGATACTGTGGTCCCAGTTTCCCAAAACTTCACTGTCACAAGGACTTGGTGCTTGCAAAAATGTCGAGTCCAAGCCAAATATTGTGGCTATGTTTAGCagtaattaaatattgtttaacctTTTTGTGGACTACTCAgaaatttttaaatgtaatatctACATTTTAACTGGTACCTATGTACATAAATATTAGGTGTTTACGGTGTAAATGCTCACCACACGTACTTTGATGGTGCTCATTAGTATTTGTTTCAACACACCCTACCTGAATAACATAAACACCACATGAAATGCTATCAAATTGCTTTGTGTGAGGAACACTCTCCATGGTCCATGACTGGGGCTGTGAGGTTTCCAATCCTCGCCTGAACCTCTCATTCAGAAATGCACTGCAAACAGATAACACTCTTACATTgacaaaatgaattttttttatacctGCAACAATGTTTTCAACTTAATGAAAATAAGTCTTGTTACTGGTATAAACTTTTTCCACAGCTCAGTGATCAGAGAGCCTGCAAACTACTGCCCTAAATCCAGGTTGTAGCATACACTGTTGGCCATGTTGCAGAAATAAATTGCCCAACAGATGAAGTGACAGcaaaataatcatatatatatCAGTAGTTGATCATTAGTGATATAACAGATATTCAAATAACATTcaacattctgaaataaaaaaagcaaacaaataattacaattaCCTTTAGTTTCAActttgtgttttatgttgtaaTGCTTTGTGTTGTATGCAGGTAGCGTATTGgcattttttcattaaacatgcagTTATTTACTTCCCTGATAAGTCAATGAAGCCAAGACCAGTATACTTTAATTCTTAAAAGAAATAACTTTGTATGCACACCTAAATAATGCAATGTATCGGGGCTTCTGTTTAGTTTCAAATTCAAGAAGTCAGAACTTTGTAGCCTCTGAGTCTTtgaagacagctcttgtttctcgTATTTATTTCAGCAAAGATATTAATATCGATTATAATTGATAGCAATGAATATTGTAAAAATTTGAACTTCCATATGTTGGATATTGGACGTGCTCAGGCTTCAATACCAGCAATTTAAGAAATTGTGTGACCACAACTGGAGGCTTGGATTAAATTACTCCAGTATTTTCCATAAACACATAACAGTATTTGCCTGCAGTATGGAAACATTATTTAAGAACTGCAATAATGtaataactatttttaacaagagcaccgcataacaggtgccaacgctcggctgtgggtgcagttttgattaaatgaaagattgtcagaaaattattttaaaaaaaaaatagaggtcacagtgaccttgacctagtgaacaaaaaatgggtgtggcatgtagaaatcatcaagttgcatctacatatgaagtttcaaagttgtatgtgaaGCCACTTTGATTTTAgtgacaaatgtcaaggttttagcatgacgcggacggcagacgcaGAGCTGACTATGACACAGTATCTATGACTCGGggtttctccaaaaacagcccagctaaaaacaaacaaacaacaacaacttttaaCTAGTTGTTTAAGCACACAAACAAAGATTGAATCAAACGGTAACTTGAATTGTAAAAAGGAATAACATTTTCCATTTTTACTTACAACCAGTGTTCAAGGTAAATTTGTTTGGTGAATGACTGCACTCCAAGGGAATTAATGTATATAATACATCTATGTGCTGGCTTTATAATCTTGcgagaaattaaaaaaaatattgaatacaatgccTGAACATTAAAAAACACAGTTGGCATAAGGCATCAAAGGAAGTAAAGAAAGGGCCTCAAAAATTTCTTTCAGAGCTATTACTAGAACAAGATTAATGCAGCATTAAATTGTATTGGTTACatattatttatcaaaacaatatttaGGGCACTTTTACACTTTGTGACACCTGATGGATAATTGTAATAGTTTCACAATGTGGAATTTTAagctaaaatatttttattacaataaacatAGCAACAAATGTTTGTCTCCCCTactgcaaaataaataaatgtaagtaAAATGCAGCTTAATTGTTTATAACATCCTGAGAAGAATGGAACTGTATCAAGTAAATTGAAGGCTTGTCAGACATATCTCATCTTTCATTTGTGTTGATGATAAGAGATTTAGGGAAACTTCTTTAAAGATTGTTTAGGACTTCAGCCTTCAACAATTTCCAGTATTGGCTTCAATATTTACAGTATCCAATAACCAGCATGGCAATGCTGATGATTGAGTGGGTATAACATTTCTCTTCAATAGTTTTGATAACTGGCAAACTAGTTGTTTGTTCTCAAATATCATGACAAATATCAGTAAGATTTAAACATACCACTAAGATCCAGTGATTGCCATTTTCGTTAACGGCTCCGACAACCGTATCAAACACATCGAAATTGACCTGCAATGAAAAAGCAGTCTAGCATATATTCAGTTCCAGATAAAGAATTCATCCTTAcattattttttaccaaaaaatgttcaaaaaatgcCCACACCATAAAAACAGGGCAAAATTTGCTTCATTGATGCAGTGATTGAATGCAATGACATATGTTGATAGAGGAAATTGCATGGCAACAACTTAATGATGCATTATCGCAAGCAGTGTAGGTTCTAGACCAATAAGTTACGTCTTTACATAACCTTATACACTTAACACTGATCCAATAAtctttatatacataaatatgcaTCCATTGAAGGACCCATGACATATTTTTTGACCAAGCCTGACCCATATTCACTcttaacctagacatcatcttgatacaacttctgaacaagtttggtaaagatcagatgaaattttctagacagacagaccaaccgacagacaaagcgagtcctatatagcccccattaccaatggtaatggacgtATGATAAATTTAACAACAGAAAGAGaattaatcaataaaattatatttggaacaatatttttcattattttggacATACTGATGCAAGGTATCCAGTCCTTTCAAAATCTCCAGTGAAGATAAGTGTTGCATTGATACAGTCCACATGGTAAACATTGCTAGATTCAATTGTGGCGATGTGGAGGCAAGCGTCTACCAACTACAGagataaaacattataaatattacatacataaatacattttaaaatccaaagggtgttacttgtttttataaaCCAAATAGACTAAAAGAATTCCGAAATATGCTTGCCAACTTATGACAGCTTCAAGCATGTCAAGACTGCAAAAGACAAAATGCATAACAAAATACATCTAGTCcattttatagtaaaaacaatcAACAGTAAGACATAAAACTAaggtttaattgtattaaacacAGTTTTAAGTTACACAATTGTGCTTACTTCATCTGAGAGAGAAGACTTGAGACATTCAAAACTTCTTGGAGATATCACATAGGGTCCGATTCGCAGCACATGAGAATAACCAACAGGCTGTTCAATGATAGAAGTTAAAGCTgaaatgatataaacaataatgtCAAAGCATAACTTTTAAAccagaaactgtcggagacgggtgatgctccccaaagttttttgttgttacaatagcactatatattcagataataggaaatgtcttgaggggcataactttggacaaaataacacgatggatggtttagcaacttaaaaatttcaaatggccataactcatctaaataaatcatctaaccagaacccacaaataacatgcgaaTCTCCTCaaagtagttaagcttcccataaagcttcataattccggtcagtagttggggagaaatagcccggacaagaattgcactatatgtacagtttatagaaaatttaaaagggccataactctgtaaaatcatccaaccataacctgctgataatatgcacatctcctcttggtagtgaagcttcccataaagtttcattgaattccggtcattatttgctgagaaatatcccggacaaaaattgtgcacggatgacggacagacacacacacgcacggacagacgaagcagcgactatatgctccccccaaaatcaattttgggggagcataataaacaaaacttaatGACTTGATGCACTCTGACTCCAACAGAACACATCTACTTGTGACATTGAGAGCACAATTGTAATGCAGGGGCTGGCAACTCATGTGATCAGATATGATGTAAATATTTTAAGGCCTGTCTTTTTGTACACTAATCTGTAAattcacaacaaaaacaaaacttgaaCACTCAACATGACAATACACTTGCTAATAATGTCTATGGTTAATAAGAGCATACTATACAACAATCACACTTGGTTAAATAACACTATGTTGTTCTTCATAACAACTGTGTAACAAATGGAATAGTACAGCTCACATTTTTCACAATACAACCAAGAACCACCATCCAACAAACTTACTACAATGTAATCACTTCAAAAACTTGATCTGGTTGTGTTAAAAATAACAACGGATACCTGAATCCTGAACTGTGCAGTCCTTTCTCATCTCAGACCCATCTTCTGCGGGCTCTGCTGGTCTGGAAAGTCCAAATGATTTATTAGCTGACAAAATGTGTACAGGTAAATATTCACATGCAAAATTCAATTACAGGTTCTtgttttaattcttattttaatgaCTCTATAGgcacataaaatattttttataattcctGAAAATGTATATGTAATTTTGTAAAAAGTAATATTATGTGTAAACTCAAAATAATTGTGCATCCCTCTTTATTTTTACCTTACAACAATTGCAGAGTCTAATGGAACAATCTTCTCATTGCTCGATACTTGGGCAGTCTTCCTCTTCGTCGCTCCTTATTAAAAATAGTATGACCAATTAAATAGTAGTACAATATTTATTTGGTGATCAATTGACTCCAGCTTTTTACACAGTTCCCATCGCATGTGGTATACGAGTATGGCACTGAAAAGTCAACGGCAATGAAGCGCATACAAGAAAAAGGGTTAATCATATAAGCTGTGGGCTTCGTGAGTCTTACTTTGGTGTTGCTTGAAGAGTGAGTGGCCTTTTCATGGTTTGGTGGGTTGGGAAGGGCTTCAGAGCTATACTCAACCACTCCTTAATCAACTGTTAACAGAGGGGAGTTCTTAAAACTTTCAGCCAAGGTGTCCCAACCATGTCCTGGATCATGCATGATGACATGCAGGATGTGCTTGCAGGGCCAGTGAAATTTTACCCAGTCAAAGCAGCTACATGTGGGCATCATTCCTTGCAGATCGGCAGTATACTGTCTGCCACTAGATGCGCTGGTTACCATAAGCACATTTTCTTGAAGATCTGTAACATCACTAGCTACAGGCTCATGTGTAACTCGCTTCAAGCAATGGTTGACAAAGGTCCTGGATTTGTTCAACAGAAAGTCTGGAAGGCAGTATTTCTCGATACCCACTCCATATTCTGTTGCAAATAcctgatgaaaaaaaaattaaacaaaatattcagaaatcaaatatgtgttttatgtaCTGTACAAAACACTTATAACAAGATATCATAATATTCATACAGCTGTATTTCATGTATGATGTTTTCATACATAAATTTAAGATGTGATCTTGACCTTGTCTTTTAACTAGAAATAGATAACAACCTTTCCATGCTTAACATGCAAGTGTCAAAAGGAACTTAATTTATCACTCGTATACGATTTTATATAatagaaatatatacaattcaaagAGTCTTTGTATGTcagaaaaactaaaatatatcaaATGTGAAAACTGAGATCACTCTGACAAGGCTGTCACATGTAGAAAATACTTAAACCGTTaaagtgaccttgaactttaataTATCATTGCCAAAATCAATAGCCATCTTCTGCTAGTGGTAAGCATCAACTATGCCATATATTAAGACAAAGAGATACACAGAACTTTAGATATCACTTGCATAAGGTTGTCACATAAAATAGTTCATTTTACCCGGACTCTTAAGGTTTAGATgccataatcaataggggtcttcctCTAGTGGTAAGCAACCACTATACCAAATTAGAAAAACTTGTGTAAAAGAGAATAATTGAACAAGCTATGGTCTACTGTCATGTGCACAGCTGTAATATGCCCTATCTTCCCTTATTTAGAGGGTCAGAATAAAATTGGGTAAAATTTCAgacaagtttaaaaaaacaacaccctGCACTATAGCCAATATACATTGCATGACATGTGCGACTACAGTCGAAATATAGAATGTGATGCCTAGATGGAGAAGTGTGTGTGTGTCACCTTTACACAAATGACACAATGAATGCTTCATACCATCATTAAGATTTATACTTACTTTCGACAGACAGCAGGAACATATTTTGTGACCAACGTCGACACCATAGATGTCAGGGACCCTTCAGTGTACTACCCAAGGTTACCctctttaaaatatctatgctGCCGCTCTAGTCCATTGGTTGTGTTGATCAACTTTCCTACCAATACTTGCCTATGATAAGTCACCCATCTCTGAAATAATGTTGTACAAGAAAGTAAATTCAGAGAAAAAAAATGATCTGCTATTAGTATCAACCCTGCAACATTAAAATCGTAAAAAGTGCACATTGATATAATTTAGTAGGTGGAACTATATAAGCTTGtaaaatttacttattttttttttaatttactttattttcGTAAACAAATAtcaatgtgtaaaaaaataccaACCAATGTACAAGCAAACaacaattaaaccaacaaaacatGAAGCAAACGCTTATGTTGTTCATGATAAAAACCAATGGCCGAGCAACCAAATTTTACTTTGGACAAAACTGAACTTGACTTTTCAATCCATACTTTGCTTTCATTGAGCCAAAAATGTCCAAACCACTCTTAAAGACTTTTGTTATCCAACCAGTGAGATGAAGATTTAAGCACACCTACAGTTTCATTGTAGGTTGCTTCGTCTGGCGAGTTGGCAATGCTGCGTAACCTACAAATAAGAACCAAAAGTATTAAATTCACGCgaaaagtaaaataaacaatgaTAATTTAATGTGAAGCAGCTAATTGTTTTCAGTCATTTCATATTGCATGACCAATTAAGGTTGAAGATACTCTTCTGTAAGTATTTGGAGGGAAAAACAACTTCTGTAAGTAATTGGAGGCAAAACAAATTCTGTAAGTTAGTGGAGATATTTTTTACAAGCcaattatttacattaatttgtCAAACTGGAGTAAATCTTTAgtcaataaaataagtttaattaactacttgtgaaattaaaaataaaaataaacttaaaaaaaacaataaacttaCATTGTTAGAACCTCATCTGCATCCTTTACCCCATTTGCAGGTCCAACCCATCGTTTCCAGGCCTGTTCTCTGTGAAAGTCACAGAGAAAGGAAAAACATCCTGAAATGCAGAATATTCTTCTCGTTtattaatgttgtcaatttataaatttatttttgccaCCATGGCTGTCTTCAaaagtgataaaaaaaaataaacagctttttttaaggaaaattaaATATAGAACTCTTGTACCACATTTGCCTTCCTATTCGTTTTTTTCTCCTGCTTTAGTAATGGCTTATTTAGGCAACTTCCACCAAGAGGCTGGGACCTTACCCCAAGAGAATTTCTTAAAAATCAAACCCCAGGACCATTCCCAATTTCAATATAGCCCTACATTTTTATCTTCTGCACCCCAAGGCAAACTTATGACGTAATCATCTTGCTAGCGAGTTCAATTTTAAAGTAATCACAACAGTTATCTAATAATGAAATACAAGCACTGATCTTGCCTTAACTTCATACCAGGAAATGTTTCCTCAACAGCCCGTATCTCCTTCCTGTCATAGTCTGTCATTAAATAAGTGGGCTTCCCGTTGGGATTCCAGTCCTTGAGCACTGCAAGTCCCCGTTTAATATGAAAGCAGGTCTCATGTGGCAGGATAAAAAGGCCAACTACTACCAAACCACTATTTGTgctcacacacacacaaaataaaggCACATCAAACTTGAAGGTCTTGTAGGTGGCATCTAGGAGACATATCTCTTGTCCATATCGCTCTAAAAGATGCTTTTGAGCATTTGACTGATGGACAAAAAGAAACTCATCCATGTCTTCTTCCTTGTCTGGCATGGGGGATTCTTGGGGTCTAAAATATAGTTGAGCAACCTTAAGATGTGCCTTTTGCTTGCCACACAGATATTCTAatgacataatttttattgatgtCTTGTAATAAGAGAGCAAACAAGAGGCCCATatgggcctgaatcgctctactgctttaaacactgtcactatgaccttgacctttgacctagcgacctgaaaatcaataggggtcatcagccagtcataatcaatgtaccaatgaagttgcatgatcctaggcctaagcattcttgagttaacatctggaaaacattttactaattcgagtcactgtgaccttgaccttagagacctgaaaatcaatagggttcgagtcctcattaatataaagacactgagtaagtttgaaaagaatcagatgaaaactgtggactttatcggataaacaagtttttactatttcgagtaactgtgatcttgacctttgacccagtgacctgaaaactAATAGTGTTCGAgtccttattaatataaagacactgagtaagtttgaaaagaatcggatgaaaactgtggactttatcggataaacaagtttttactatttcgagtcaccgtgaccttgacctttgacccagtgacctgaaaatcaatcgggttcgagtcctcattaatataaagacactgagtaagtttgaaaagaatcggatgaaaactgtggactttataggataaacaagacaacgtctaacacacacacacagaccccatgccatcccataagctcttcttcctttggcagtagagctaaaaacacacaaaaacaggcaattttaatttcaaaaggaCAGCTTGTTCTTAATAAGTGGCTGTAATAGATGGGTTATGCTCCCTGAATGGGATTTCACAAGTACTAGTTATTAACAAGAACTGAAGGCAggtgaattttaaaaataatacaccagtattttatttgtaacaaactTTATAATACAAGCTTAGTTCAAATAAAAAGAAAGGGCAACAAGTGTTCCGCAGTTGGAgacaaatgccccccccc from Dreissena polymorpha isolate Duluth1 chromosome 10, UMN_Dpol_1.0, whole genome shotgun sequence encodes the following:
- the LOC127849096 gene encoding uncharacterized protein LOC127849096; this encodes MPDESSHNHVIGELGSANQRLDQAIIDQIHVLVSDGARRTDEVERAVNSFVQRQFPTASLLNPRYYPSRKIIRNHMYSAMCMQQFSSNDLTNLGLHVEQWKKDMPEDRFFYASGAFLNERFRRGLETSQPQSWTMESVPHTKQFDSISCGVYVIQFVENYLAGKSLQYSWTRNDVEEKRKQIKLSLTAFSCRQGSMVTGVRPVRIVIPTQETLSVKSVSDRSLGQSDSGFIEPKQSTSGEASITSIQKSAKRMRD
- the LOC127847529 gene encoding uncharacterized protein LOC127847529, which gives rise to MPDKEEDMDEFLFVHQSNAQKHLLERYGQEICLLDATYKTFKFDVPLFCVCVSTNSGLVVVGLFILPHETCFHIKRGLAVLKDWNPNGKPTYLMTDYDRKEIRAVEETFPGCFSFLCDFHREQAWKRWVGPANGVKDADEVLTMLRSIANSPDEATYNETVGVLKSSSHWLDNKSL